GACTTTTCCTGATCTTAGGGACACTTCGCTGATGTTTTCACGACCAGGTGGCTGCACAGTAGCAGGGATTTTTCCCTCATTTCCCCACAGCTCTCCCAGCGACATCCCAACTTGAGAAAGttgctttgtaagcatatccAACGCCGCCCGCTGCTCTTTCTGGGCCTCCTGGATTTCCCTCATTACATCATTTGGCTGGTGCGGGACCATCATATCTCCTGGTCCGTCATTGGGGTGCCGATTATAACGTTGATTCGGCAGCCCCCCTGCGTGGTTCGGCTATGAGTAGTCGGACTGTCCGTACTGCTCTTGCTGGTATGGCGGCTGGGTGTCCTGTTGGTTGCCTCTCTTGTGTGgcgggacataactcaccatcTGGTTGCCCGATTGCCTTCCCTGATTGCTTGACTGGGGCGATGTTGTCTGTACCCTAGTTTCCTTCATTCTATCTGCTTGACCAGTTTGGTTGTCCTCCACTGGACCaattcccttgaggtccacctGACCAATTGCCTtgacctccctgcattctgtTTCCTCCGTTGCTGGATCTTTCTGGGTTCCGAGCGGGCCAGTTTGGCTGCCTTTCAGAGGGTTGTATCTGCTGTGTCGACGGTTGAGGTGGTTGCTCTtctggcggtggtggtggtggcgcaTATTGCTTTTCCTTCGGTGCGGGTGGCTGAGGCGCTCTAGACTTCTCGACTGCCtccagcagcttcttctccatttgctcgaaACAAGCCTCCAACTTCTCATCGCTGCGCGCTTCAACTGCGTGCACTGCACCTCTCCTGTACTGGCCATGGGATGTCTCGTTCGACCGCTTGGCTTCGATCAACCTCTCCAGGATGTTTTTAGCTTGCCTGAatggggtttttgagaaatctcCCTGAGCTGCTAAGTTAAGATCATTCTTGCTATCCACTATGAGTCTGCCGTAGAAAATTGAGTAGATCTCCCGCTCTCCCAgtttgtggttggggcatgtttgaagcagcccttggaatctatcccagtattgaccgaggggctcatcgtactcttgtctggcttctgtaatctcccttttGAGGGCACTTGTTTTCGACGCTGGGAAGAAGCGATCTAAgaatatcatgcggaactcAGCCCAGGTTCTGATGGACCCTTCTGGCAACCTCGAAAGCCAGACTCCCGCATCGCCTTTCAAGACGAAGGGGATAGCCTTCAGTCTATAATCTTCAGAAGTAGATCCAGCCGGCAAGGGTTGGATATCGCAATATCTGCAGAATTCCTCCAGGAAGGCGTAAGGACACTCCTTCGAGAGGCCATAGaaatgggacaaaacggccagtactcctgatttgatcaCGATGGTTCGCATCCAAGGAGTGATGGCGATGGCATGGGTGGGCTCCTTTTCATCATGAGCATGCAGAGAACCAATTCCTGAGTCGTTATCGATGGGGGACATCTTTGCTTTtgcttgttcaagtggtggtggttgGGGTGGTGCGTTCtattctccttcttcttcgcttGTTAGTTGATCAGCGGCCGGTGCTTCTACTAATGCGGCTCTGTATCGAGTGGTTACAacaccggcttcctggactctccaatgagcgttagtaTCTCTGTATACGaaaggatgattccagtgtccaccgcaatggtaccttctcatgaacagaaagaaaaaacaaatgagaaaagaaagaaaacaaaactatttacacctatgcgatacacacaaacataaaataacaccatgcttccccggcaatgGCGCCATTTTGGTTGGGATGACTTTGTCGTTCTCGCGTGAGTGGATCaagctatatggaagataactgaaccaGATGGAtaagttagcaaatgtcgtagccacttgatcaaggcgatCTCGCTCTTTCTAGccaaccaatgtaatttatataactcccgatttgcactactttaatagTAAatcggcaagttcggggtcgatcccacagagaagtgagtgtatcgagtgtgtgcaTAGTGAATAGGGTTcgactgctgccacgctttaattttgggagttttaactactgagtTTACACTAGGCACAAAGTAAACTatctactggatcaagtaaACGTCAGGCTGAAAATAAGAACTCAACTAACTAAGCATGCTACGGAAAACATGAAACACTTTGCCGTTCAACATGATTAAACACTTGGTCAAAGATTAAAAAACTGAACTGAACTTGAAAACAGTAAACAAgagaatgaaaacaaaacaactcaatttttttactataaactcagaacagtacaggGAACATGCGGAATGTAAAAAGATCAAACCTTTAGCTACACTGTGagatttaaactaagctaactctTCGGagaacaaagcaagtaaaaccgagaggtcctcggcgggaaacttgaGATAACACCAACAAATATAGAGAATTCTGTAGCGcttccttcggtcgccctttctaactaaacaTTTCTCTATCTAAATTATCTCTTGAACTGGGAAACTAAATTAAAGCGTCAAAGGAGGGCTTTTTattatggtggcacatcctTTATTTATAGGGACTTCACACAATCTCCAGCTTGATAACGCTCTTGGCagaggatattcgctcacgctgtgaGCGAGCGACTCAGcgattgctacgtgccttccttctagaatgacgtcgcttttcaataacagattcatgactcagctccgtccttgcgtctcatgtatCAGCAAGTGTCcctcttctagaacgtcgtccttgctaacagaatgatgctcatcatccagctcattagcctcACGTGTCCTCCTTCTAGAATCCAGGTCCCTTCCTTAAcagcttgattactccccttgattaccccccgatttttggcctttttcacctgttgtacttgcttgatcagtttggccttattgccttggtcaagcggcattcttgcacaattaacacttgcttttgcgcgataaaccgatcaagtagcgtactttttacccctaaaccgatgcatgaaataggccttattagatatcttgccaccatgccaacagcaaagcaaatatcatgCATACATGGAATCCTtgataaaccgatgcatgaaataggccttatcagatatcttgtacaaatcatagcatacatgagacttccaactgccgaagcatatggaatccttctcatctcttctatctcagatggcgttttagggaacatctcttgagatagatagatgttatgtctaaaaggtaagaaacctttcttgacatcttgcatgctaaagcgactaagtacagTATTGGtataaggttcttgagataagcacaacgtcCTCTTTTCAcgattcctaagaaccttgatcccgaggatgtgtcccgcatCTCCCATATACTTCATCTCGATttggtttgacaaccatgttcgtactgatgacaacatctttttattgtttccaattagaagaatgtcatctacatataaaactaagaacactacattccccttttcaaccttcttgtacacacagctttcacttgggcacttttcgaatccaaacttatgagtagtttgatcgaaacactggttccatgatctagatgcttgctttaGGCCATAAAAGgacttcttaagcttccaaaccatgtgttctttgccctttatggtaTAACCTTCGttttgttccatgtagatggtctcctcaaggcTCCCATTcaagaacgcagtcttaacgtccatctgccatacatcccaatccatgtaagctgcaatagacaacagtatccgaaTTGATTTGAGCACggccaccggggagaaggtttcatcgtaatcgataccttccctttgggtataccccttggccactagtcttgccttaaagactttaactcgtccatcagATCCACATTTACgcttgtatatccacttgctcccaatggcagtacagccttagggtaggacggacaaattgtacacgtctttgtctatcatagattgtagttccgaatccattgcttttacctattcgcaatgatcgacatctgtctgcgcctctgcaaagttccagggatctaatacattgctgtccgatgagtgatccatagattccctcaaaccaatgtatctatcgggctcatgaaagaccctcccactgcggcgcgacactacaatgtttggagtagaagttgaaatttcgggaattgtttgtacactaggtacatgttcttggttaatggaacttgtgacagaagttacctcgtcaagagccacttcatTGCTGGGTTTAAGATTCATTACAAAGTCTTCCTATAAGAATATCGCGTAAGTACtgacaatgactttcttatcttgGAGACTATAGAAAtcataagctttcgatcctctagggtaccctataaacacagatacctccgtcctagatcccaACTTAGTTgaatccttttccaatacatgagtcgggcaaccccaaatcttgagatgtgctagattaggcttgcgcccagtccacaactcataaggaggagtaggtacggattttgacggtaagttgtctaaaatatgacttgcagaaagcaaggcatatccccaaaacgaaataggtagccgtgcaaaactcatcatcgaccggaccatgtttaacaaggttgTGCCCGGCgcggtcagttgggattcaattcccgccaccgataagtagtccaaaaacttggtactgaggtactcgcctccgCGATCAGATCACAGGCTTTTGATATTATTTCCATGATACGTCTCCACATAAGCATTAAActctttgaacttgtcaaaagattcagacttgtggcgcatcaaatagacatatacaatttttgagaagtcatcaataaaagtgatgaagtTTCAAAAACCACCTATTGCCTCTATTGACATTTGTCCACataagtacttccttggccctattgcccttagtcTTAAAagacctcttggtcatcttgccttccaaGCATGATTCACACTTATGAAAGGTTCTTTCTCTAGACCTTCAATAAGGTCTTGTTCCATatgagaatggatcctcctttcattaacatgaccaagtctaaggtgccataagtacgtttcgttcattgaacttgaaggtgcttttcttttctttgaaattttcaatgttgtattgagttctgactTGCGATTATTATACtatgtagatgtgattgtgtacagattgttttccatgataccacgacagatataagaaccatctttcttaataacacaattgtcattaaaagaaatcgaatatccatcaaaaaccaatttacaaactgaaattaaatttcttctaaaagaaggtatcaacaaaacattcttcaaaataagaAATCTAcgactactaaaacgcaaataaacgtctcccacttcAACGGCCGCTACTTTTTTAgcatcgcccagctggacttcgatctcacgatcatatagccatcttgtcacctgcaataagtcaggatcaaaacaaatatgatcagtggctccagtGTCTATGACCCAAGTATGagtagatgtcgaagtcaaacataACTCGaccactagagcttggtgcatacctgtagccttgccctttttaggacaatctggcttccaatgccccttctctccacactagAAACACTTCCCCGAAGGCCTCCTCTTGttagccttcttcttcttcttcttcttcttcttcttcttcttcttctttcccttagcaatCTTAGCCATAATAGAGTTCGGTGCCCTCTTCTTTCATACGCTAGGATTGGAGCCAGAGGAACGGGGCGCCATTCTCAACATAGCTGCTTTAGCctgaaccataaggtcctctacTAACTAAAGTTTAGTCAACaattctgccaaggtgtaattccttttgctcatctcgaaattgagtttgaactgctggaagctagggggaagactctgaAGGATAATTGTTACTTGAAACTCGAGATCAATCGTCtttcccaaaacctcaatttgattgaggtggcccatcatctcgaggacatggtcccgcacagatgtgccttccttcattgtcttcgtcatgacactccgaaaggcttgagacttagccgttcgattctgagtaccaaaaagatttgtgagattttgcataatctcgGTGGCAGTtgccatggcagaatgctgatgcttgagtacagaagacatagaagccaacatgttgcacttagccatctcattcgccttatgccaccgtctatgCGCATCTCTAACTCATGTCGCGGTGTTAGCCGCTGGCACTGGAGGTCGtggggttgtgagcacaaagcTGTGCTCTTTCGCTGTGGGAACgatgtccaagttttgtttccattctatgtaattttggcccttgagtttgttttctttaagaattgcagaaagaggattgaatgacatcttgacgattttagtttgcactgcaaaatagagtatttaccatttgtcataaacttatgtaagaagtttgagtagattaaccataaaatttttccaaatcttacaactgtaaaattaaaattttgtaccctccataagaggtcaatacgcattaaagttttacaattttactggtcacaacatcgacgaatagtccagagaccacataatggcatgaCCGCCCAATGTAAGCAAGACCACCAGATCTAGCATTATAGTAtcttatttctacaacacactcacataacaatgttcatgtCCTGCTAATAAAAtgaagctatctcataaatattTTGTGAACTCTTGAATCTCATAGTTCTtatgattattgtccccacgtaatgggtggcgataatattggaaaccacattctagttcatactatttatatttgagaagtccgccctcatgaacttactatttcttaggattattgtccccacatataggctggcgataatattggaaattaGTTTCACAAATTGCACACCAATCGATGTAGACCATATACAAATATTAAGTTTGTAATTACAGCTTAGATATTTGCATTaaggtttttctttaattatccttagccttgaggcagataaaggcttaattaaattctgttgacatttaattgactggataattaaaACTTTCGTTATCTTTTAGTATCTTACTTTAGGAAATTaattgttctagaatttaattattattcatgtcttctataagatattctaaaataaaggaattatttaaatcttaattagacatgaaaaattaaattcatattatttccatgttcaagataaAGAAGAGAAATTATATTATTGTATAATTTAATGTATTCCTTTATATCTATCCTTGtgaggattctagatatataaatattaggaaaccattaaattatttttgtccatatcatctaggaatcaaaataatattatttgtttCAACAGATATAgtaaataattcaaattttcctaaaatctagggaaatattcccaaaatattttatttccattaaataataatattttaatgatatcttttaattaatgaattaaataatcattaaaataatccatcaTCGATATATCATCTTACGAGGtttgcacgaacgatgaacgatgaagaTCTGACGAGTTCGTCGCCGGAATCCGACGCACATTGCGTCTCGACCAGCAGCGCACAGGTGTGCGCATGCTCTTGGCCGCCTGGCTTGCACACCGGCTCGTCGGTGTCTCAGGAGCTCTCAGCCAGTGAGACGCGGACAGGCGTCGCCGCTCTCGGCTAGCCGTTGACTTTGTCTCGGTGCCCTGGCTCGTCAGGTGCCGCGATcctcggccagcagcgcgcaCGTCGATGGCGCTGCTCTCGGCAAGCCGCGATGACCCGTCCCGGCCAGACTCAATCCGCCGCTCCCACTGGCTCAGCCAGCGTCACGCCATAGGGTGCGTCGCTCTCGGCCTGGTCTGGGGCTGATGGTcgggaccttccgcctagggttgggGCTCGGCGACTCGATGTCTCGGTGTATTCTCGCTCGAACCGCCGCACCGCGCCATCCACCATGTGTCGACCTTGGTGCGGGTGCAGCCTAGGGTTTGGTCTCGGTCGgtggcgcgcacgagcccttgTTCGTCTGCGCATCTCCCCGTGATCATTAACCCTCAGGTtccactcaatcgacaaccctctctcgatcgcgcgtggtgcaatccgtctcggcgcgagcgccgttggatcgcacgtctcgtacgattgAAAAATTCatgttctttgattcgatagttcttgagttcatcatgcataaaatataaacaaaaacaccaagaacatgcttcgcaatcaaataacacatgcatacataaATATCGCGATATTTtgtaggggttggcagcggaagcgtacGTTCAAAACGCATCACATAAATTCTTATCTATTTAgaagattatttagacaaattctattcgcgtaatgcTCACGTAATTTGAATTTATACACGTTTTAGTCACAAATAATACCTAAAACATGCTCTCTACGGAGTAAGCCTATTTAactcgttgattcacttaagaatcggaGGTGGCTCgcttcttctccacgtgaagatcttgagtactaaaccacggatcttctgactggttcccggactataatctgatatcagtgtgggctaaTCTCACCATAgaactaggacttaaataaagaagacggaaatcTTTTCTCACGGAGGAAAAAAATTCATCCCCTATATGAAATAGGAGGGGGACAAAATTTTGATGGAAAAtacaagtgtattttctgtctcctttattctcctatttatattgggccacatattgggcccagtcagggatctatggaagaatttggatatgacctctcccaattagttttttactaattaaattgaactcacaatgtaatataagcttatattggaatattactaGCAGCTACTACAGAAATAATactgcactgcccatccaaatccgaaattacaactattctgggtttccatttgtttgtcattaatttcccgcacttaagatagaaacgtccattaattaatcaatgtctgttataaacttaattaattttcatatcATTAACTCTAAGAGTGGatttagcaagaaacgcttatttattattcatagagtaatcaaactccaactagctaggttccgaataataaaagaTTGTTTCGAGGTCCTCTTGtagacgttatcaaacgagactcacctcgcgcacgattcattATAATAGctatcctagcaccgctagatattaatcaccactacccaatataccaggattcttgggttgcgaaaaacccgcaccttttggcaagtcaaagtagtaaataatcaataccgtatgctcaatgctaacgtacgttgattaagaaattaattatcaagacctcgtctttcaataGATAGCATAAAAACTCATCATACtattagatccaattcagtgctataccacaccaatgtcatcttatttcagtaaggcttagaaatatgcggactgacattgcaacctttcacgataggtagtctatgcctatctaggttgtgaaattattatttttctttgttcagaactgaccgtgttaccttaaagtggacgacgctcaCAACTGGTCCACTAAAACAAAGAcatagactttgttacgttgcttatacatttaaatatacaataaacatccatcaaatgtaaaacataacaacattatgacaaaaataatatgtttaatttatttggaaaataacatatagagttttacagtattcaattactcgaaaggtgatttctagtatacataATCTAACAtgatcaataccgtatgctcaatgctaacgtacattgattaagaaattaattatcaagacctcgtctttcagtagatagcataaaaacTCATCTTGCtattagatccaattcagtgctataccacaccaacgtcatcttatttgagtaaggcttagaaatatgcggactgacattgcaacctttcacgataggtagtctatgcctatctaggttgtgaaattcttatttttctttgttcagaactgaccgtgttaccttaaagtggacgacgctcaCAACCGGTCCACTAAAACAAAGACATAaactttgttacgttgcttatacatttaaatatgcaataaacatccaccaaatgtaaaacataacaacattatgacaaaataatctgtttcattcctttggaaaataacatatagagttttagagtattcaatcactcgaaaggtgatttctagtatacaaactctaacataatcaataccgtatgctcaatactaacgtacattgattaagaaattaattatcaagacctcgtcttgctgttagatacAATTCAgggctataccacaccaatgtcatcttatttcagtaaggcttagaaatatgcggattGACATTGCAACATTTCACGATAAGTAGTCTatgcctatctaggttgtgaaattcttatttttctttgttaagaactgaccgtgtttccttaaattggacgacgcccgcaaccggtctactaaaacaaagatttAGACTTTCttacgttgcttatacatttaaatatgcaataaacatccattaaatgtaaaacataacaacattatgacaaaaataatctgtttcattattttggaaaataacatatagagttttacagtattctatcactcgaaaggtgatttttaGTTCATAAACTCTAACATGAAAAACTTaccagatagaagaagggagggggaggaatATGAGACTATAAATGATTGgtttgaccttaaacttgtggggaatGCTGCTAGAAGTTAAACCAGTTTATACATCTATGTTTTGTTTCTTTTCATCTTCTGTTTTGTGTGCTCTTGTCTTTGTTGTTTAAATCTGTTTGAGTCTAAGTCTAGGATTTgtgtttatttcttttctttagagTCAGTCAATTGATAACCATGCATTCaaacttgccttatttcttcATTTTATCTTTCATACTTGGGTAAATTTCTGTGATTTCAATGAGCTAATATGTATTTATTAGTTTAGGTGCATAGAAAATCTGCCGGACCCAGGAAGCAGATACAATTCGACCGGGCAGATGTAATCAAAGGTATATAAAGTGAAAAGTACCAATTCGCCAAACCGACCTAGGAGGATCACAGAAACGATAGTAGGAGCAGTTGTGAAGCAAAGATCATCTTTTGAAGGATTTTTTTCGAAGgaacaaaaatgacaaatcaaCAAAGAAAAGCGCCCAAGGGATCTGAACCTCAACTGTAAATAAAGACAACTATCTTGAAGAGAGGCAACTCCACTTTTAGTTTTCGTTCTTGGCTCACACCTCTTCATAACTCACTTCACTTATATTTTTCTCTGCACACTTGGCAACAATGGGTTTATATTCTTGGGTTGCGGTGGTTACATTTTGTTTTAGCATTGTAACACCGTctctgataaggctcatttcatgcatcgattTGGGGGTAAAAtatacgctacttgatcggttttatcgcgcaaaacaagtgttaaatgtgcagatatgccacttgaccaaggcaacaaggtcagactgatcaagcaagtacaataggcgaaaaatgCCAGAAAgcaggggagttgatcaaggggagtaatcaagcatcAAGGAGGGGACCgttggcttccagaagaagaacacatgaggctatgagctggatggtgcgcaacattctgttatcaaggacaatgTTCttgaaggggacacgtgctgatatatgagatgcaaggacggagctgagtcacgaatgtGTTAgagaaaagcgtcgtcattctagaaggaaagcacgaagcaatcaatgagtcactcactctcagcatgagcgaatattccctgccaagatcgttatccaactGGAAGTCAtgccaagcctataaatagaggatgtgccaccacgcaAAGCAGATCCAATCTTTTAATTttcgtctttagtttagtttagtttagctctctagtctagttcagttctctagatagcttagataaagtaacgcttagttagaaaaggcgatcgaaggagcgctgcagaatacttgatatctgtcggcgtattcttaagtttcccgccgaggatctccccggttttacttgctttcgtatttccgaagtgttagcttagttttaatcaaaactgttttcgttttcatcatggtgtttactgtttcacgtatttaattttcattccagtctgaaattcacttgacccaatAGTTAAAAtgtccttgatcaagttagtgaCTTAAATTTTGTCTAGAgtaaaaatcagtagttaaaaactcccaagttaaagcgtggtagcggccaaccccctgttcactactcacacacttgatacactagcttctctgtgggatcgaccccgaacttgccactttactgttaaagtagtgcaaaattgggagtttataaactacattggtggcgtgcgatagcgagatcaacttgatcaagtggaaacgacatttgctaactgatccatccggttcaattatctcttccatataacttgaatccaAGAGAAAAAGCCGCGATCGTTAGGcccgccaaaatggcgccgttgccggggaagcatggtgttattttatgtttatgtGTAGCGtataggtgtatataattttgtttacttctttttctcatttgttttttttcttctgttaatgagaaggtaccaacgcggtggacactaGAATCATCCCTTTTTATAAAGAGAAACTAACGCgcgttggagagtccaggaagccggagtagttaccactcgttacagagccgcgctagcagcagtagtagacgctgatcaactgaccagggaagaagaaggagagcagaACGCGCAACCTAAACCACCACCACTTCAACAAgcagaagcagagatggccctcgtcgccgacgactcaggaattggctctctgcacgctcatgacgagaaggagcccacacacgCCATTGTcgttactcctgggatgcggactaTCGTGATCAAGTCAGAAGTAATGGTAGTTTTGTCCCATTTTTACGGCCTTTCAAAAGAATGTCCGTACGCATTCCTGGAGGAGTTTTGCCGATACTATGATATCCAGCCTGTACCGGCTGGATCTACGTCTGA
This sequence is a window from Salvia splendens isolate huo1 chromosome 5, SspV2, whole genome shotgun sequence. Protein-coding genes within it:
- the LOC121804038 gene encoding uncharacterized protein LOC121804038, which produces MSPIDNDSGIGSLHAHDEKEPTHAIAITPWMRTIVIKSGVLAVLSHFYGLSKECPYAFLEEFCRYCDIQPLPAGSTSEDYRLKAIPFVLKGDAGVWLSRLPEGLIVDSKNDLNLAAQGDFSKTPFRQAKNILERLIEAKRSNETSHGQYRRGAVHAVEARSDEKLEACFEQMEKKLLEAVEKSRAPQPPAPKEKQYAPPPPPPEEQPPQPSTQQIQPSERQPNWPARNPERSSNGGNRMQGGQGNWSGGPQGNWSSGGQPNWSSR